One window from the genome of Bacillus weihaiensis encodes:
- a CDS encoding EAL domain-containing protein, with amino-acid sequence MDHCKSCFQPLTIHNSGYFSILLNEHTKLEEVLTKLYFQKKENICFTKQYHDKSELKELLSFIRCELGDLASYKGAISIEGNETNSEFLSLHTIYEHTFHEKTVNLIKYGQFESYLQPILNVATGEIYGYEALLRAKDQSIFPSQLFEVARKTEMHSMLDKKAREVALYAKSKKIPKGVKVFINFLPSTIYNPNHCLKHTFELVEKFNIDPRDLVFEVVETEKIENISHLKAIFQTYRSHGMKVALDDVGAGYSTLDMLTKLRPDYIKVDRQYITDCHLNKESQTFLQGVITLAKELHITVLAEGIEQEQEYDYLKNQGVSLAQGYFIGKPSPTPLLSYKVATSF; translated from the coding sequence TTGGATCATTGTAAATCTTGCTTCCAACCTCTTACTATACATAATTCTGGATATTTTTCAATTTTATTGAATGAACATACAAAATTAGAAGAGGTTTTAACGAAGCTTTATTTTCAAAAAAAGGAAAACATCTGTTTTACTAAACAGTATCATGATAAGTCTGAGCTGAAAGAGCTTCTTTCCTTTATTCGTTGTGAGCTTGGAGACTTAGCTTCATACAAAGGTGCAATTAGTATAGAAGGAAATGAAACCAACTCTGAATTTCTTTCTTTACATACAATCTATGAGCATACCTTCCATGAGAAAACTGTCAATCTAATTAAATACGGACAATTTGAAAGCTATCTCCAACCTATTCTTAATGTTGCTACAGGAGAAATTTATGGATATGAAGCACTGTTAAGAGCAAAAGATCAATCTATCTTTCCAAGTCAGTTGTTTGAAGTAGCTAGAAAAACAGAGATGCACTCCATGTTAGATAAAAAAGCACGTGAAGTTGCCCTTTATGCCAAAAGCAAAAAGATTCCAAAAGGGGTTAAGGTTTTTATTAACTTCTTACCCTCAACCATATATAATCCTAACCATTGCTTAAAACACACATTTGAACTTGTGGAAAAATTCAATATTGATCCGAGGGATTTGGTATTTGAGGTAGTAGAAACGGAAAAAATAGAAAACATTTCTCATTTGAAAGCTATATTTCAAACATACCGCTCTCATGGAATGAAGGTGGCTCTTGATGACGTTGGAGCCGGGTATTCTACTTTAGACATGCTAACAAAATTAAGACCAGACTATATTAAAGTTGACCGACAATACATTACAGACTGCCACCTTAATAAGGAAAGTCAAACTTTCCTACAAGGTGTTATCACCTTAGCTAAGGAATTACATATTACCGTTCTTGCTGAAGGTATCGAACAAGAGCAAGAATATGATTACTTGAAGAATCAGGGAGTATCATTAGCTCAAGGCTATTTTATAGGAAAACCAAGCCCTACTCCTTTACTAAGCTATAAAGTGGCTACCTCATTCTAA
- a CDS encoding putative holin-like toxin, with translation MLTIYESLIVMFTFASLIIAILTFTQKK, from the coding sequence TTGTTGACCATTTACGAAAGTTTAATTGTTATGTTTACATTCGCTTCGTTAATCATCGCAATATTAACATTTACACAAAAAAAATAG
- a CDS encoding DUF1284 domain-containing protein, whose protein sequence is MFKLRGHHLFCLMGYRGMGYSKEYVENMTKIHQTLRAHPNTLVELVLGPDQLCEKYPNSGDYHCQDVNIFERDATILRKVNLETGQRLPWKEIENRIKKYVLPSDIQTVCKTCSWRTYGVCEEGIEDMLSGNGLRKVD, encoded by the coding sequence ATGTTCAAGCTTCGAGGTCATCATCTTTTTTGTTTAATGGGATATCGGGGAATGGGGTATTCGAAAGAATACGTCGAGAATATGACAAAGATTCATCAAACGTTAAGGGCTCATCCTAACACACTAGTTGAGCTTGTTCTAGGACCAGATCAGTTATGCGAAAAATATCCAAACTCTGGTGATTACCATTGTCAGGACGTAAATATATTTGAAAGAGACGCTACTATTCTAAGGAAAGTAAACCTTGAAACTGGTCAACGACTTCCCTGGAAAGAAATTGAGAATCGTATAAAGAAATATGTACTCCCTTCTGATATTCAAACAGTTTGTAAAACTTGCTCTTGGCGTACATATGGCGTCTGCGAAGAAGGAATTGAAGATATGTTAAGTGGCAATGGTTTAAGAAAAGTTGATTAA
- a CDS encoding DUF6843 domain-containing protein, with product MIKKLVLLLFICHLLTGCKQDDQVSPKTYLIPIGYTGWVKVQYEDGPINTSTSKPDEYRVNKDGIAITHDPHIHEGWATNHYYYVDQKGKRTKLVPGKMVHGSSSGMEQGGETTEYFYIGTSEQFEKDHYISNE from the coding sequence ATGATAAAGAAATTAGTTCTTTTACTTTTCATTTGTCATTTATTAACGGGGTGTAAACAAGATGATCAAGTTTCACCTAAAACCTATTTAATTCCTATAGGTTATACAGGATGGGTGAAGGTTCAGTATGAGGATGGTCCAATCAATACTTCTACATCAAAACCAGATGAATATCGCGTGAATAAAGATGGAATAGCTATAACTCATGATCCACATATACACGAAGGGTGGGCGACAAATCATTATTACTATGTTGATCAGAAAGGTAAACGTACAAAGTTGGTACCAGGAAAGATGGTTCATGGTTCATCAAGTGGAATGGAGCAGGGAGGTGAAACAACAGAATATTTCTACATCGGAACATCTGAACAATTTGAGAAAGATCATTATATTTCGAATGAATGA
- a CDS encoding M24 family metallopeptidase gives MEHRLHKLKAYLEAEDINMCFIQSKENVFYLTNFYTDPHERLMGLFLFSGHIAPFFICPQMEVNQAKTAGWKGEIVGYADHEDPWIKIQSAIASRKLGKIEKVAIEKEVVPYSRVEALSTITPNAHFVSIEEALNRMRVVKDHDEINILRKAAELADFGVQVGIHALKTGVTEMEVLATIEYELKKKGIREMSFSTMVLFGEKSGDPHGNPGLKTLSEGDFVLFDLGVVLEGYCSDITRTYVYKSFNKKQEEIYNTVLKAQKAALEASKPGVRIGDLDQIARTVITDAGYGDFFPHRLGHGLGINVHEYPSMSHTNDEILQEGMVYTIEPGIYVPQVGGVRIEDDVLITKDGHETLTNLSKEFTVLQEEVK, from the coding sequence ATGGAACATCGATTACATAAATTAAAAGCCTATTTAGAGGCTGAAGATATAAACATGTGTTTTATTCAGTCTAAGGAAAATGTATTTTACTTAACGAACTTTTATACCGATCCTCATGAGAGATTGATGGGTTTATTTTTATTTAGTGGTCATATTGCCCCTTTCTTTATTTGTCCTCAGATGGAGGTAAATCAAGCAAAAACAGCAGGTTGGAAAGGCGAAATAGTAGGTTACGCTGATCATGAAGACCCTTGGATTAAGATACAATCAGCTATTGCTAGCCGCAAGCTAGGGAAGATAGAAAAAGTGGCGATTGAGAAGGAAGTTGTTCCGTATAGTAGGGTTGAAGCTTTGTCAACAATCACACCTAATGCACACTTCGTTTCAATAGAGGAAGCATTGAATAGGATGAGAGTTGTGAAAGATCATGATGAAATAAACATTTTGAGAAAAGCTGCAGAATTGGCTGACTTTGGTGTTCAGGTGGGCATTCATGCTCTTAAAACTGGTGTGACTGAAATGGAAGTACTCGCAACCATTGAATATGAGTTGAAGAAAAAAGGGATACGCGAAATGTCATTTTCTACAATGGTTCTTTTCGGTGAAAAAAGTGGAGACCCTCATGGAAACCCAGGGCTAAAAACGTTATCAGAAGGAGATTTTGTTTTATTTGATCTAGGTGTTGTATTAGAAGGGTATTGCTCTGATATTACGAGAACATATGTGTATAAGTCCTTTAATAAAAAGCAAGAAGAAATTTACAATACTGTTTTGAAGGCGCAAAAAGCAGCACTAGAAGCGAGTAAACCCGGTGTAAGAATCGGAGACCTTGATCAAATAGCTAGAACAGTCATTACAGATGCTGGGTATGGAGACTTTTTTCCACATCGACTTGGTCATGGATTAGGCATTAATGTTCATGAATACCCATCAATGAGTCATACCAATGATGAAATACTACAAGAAGGTATGGTATATACAATTGAACCGGGAATTTACGTGCCACAAGTAGGTGGAGTTCGAATAGAAGATGATGTGTTGATTACGAAAGATGGGCATGAAACACTTACTAACTTATCAAAGGAATTTACCGTTTTACAGGAAGAGGTAAAATAG
- a CDS encoding haloacid dehalogenase type II, translating into MQNKDVIVFDVYGTLFDVHAVIETCEELFPRKGKQISELWRKKQLEYAFLRQLMGTYVPFSIITKEALHYACESLDVTINQESEDKLLNAYNRLNLFDEVEEVITSIQDRRLAVFSNGPFSMLEPLLEQSALRNKNITALSVDDKKAFKPTPIAYQWVLSKLNVSREQVLFVSSNTWDIAGAKTFGFETAWVNRQGDVFDKLGVTPDYMIKDLGGLLSLEKGKDTST; encoded by the coding sequence ATGCAAAATAAAGATGTCATTGTATTTGATGTTTATGGAACATTATTTGATGTACATGCTGTTATTGAGACATGTGAAGAACTGTTTCCTAGAAAAGGGAAACAAATAAGTGAATTATGGAGAAAAAAACAGTTAGAATATGCGTTTTTAAGACAGCTAATGGGGACATATGTACCTTTTTCAATCATTACAAAAGAAGCTCTGCATTATGCGTGTGAAAGTCTCGATGTTACCATTAATCAAGAAAGTGAAGATAAATTATTAAACGCGTATAATAGGTTGAACTTATTTGATGAGGTAGAAGAAGTGATAACATCCATACAAGATCGTCGTTTGGCTGTCTTCTCAAATGGACCTTTTAGTATGCTTGAACCATTACTTGAGCAATCAGCTTTACGTAATAAAAACATAACGGCTTTGTCAGTTGATGATAAAAAGGCCTTTAAACCGACTCCGATCGCCTATCAATGGGTTCTCTCAAAATTAAATGTTTCACGGGAACAAGTATTGTTCGTTTCTTCCAATACATGGGATATTGCGGGAGCCAAGACATTTGGTTTTGAAACAGCTTGGGTAAATCGACAGGGGGATGTTTTTGATAAGTTAGGGGTCACGCCAGATTATATGATTAAGGATTTAGGTGGTCTTCTTTCCTTAGAAAAAGGGAAGGATACTAGTACTTAA
- a CDS encoding glycosyltransferase, which yields MFIFISILFIFLIWTICNSLFMPKLAPYTRMKKNPLVSILIPLRNEENNVPHLVSSLKNLTYSNIEIILLDDQSTDSTKTIIEGMIKNDSRFTLVEGSTLPSGWTGKVHACYQLSRYAKGDYFLFLDADIRLHQDTIQVALSTLKRMEGKLLTGFPKFPVTLFLEKLLVPMQHFIIYFHLPLLLANYTKFSAASAAHGSFMLFEKNAYKNIGGHSAIKDSLLDDVHLARMMKKKGEKVVLANITQFVSCYMYSSNRDVWEGFKKNIFVGIGRSVFMASFLIIFYLIFYVSPVVFILYGLFEIIYYQHLNLHHFLPYIIIVIQKWFIDFQSKQKPTLSFFIPASAIAFISLLIVSMGSSLRNKGYHWKGRTYQ from the coding sequence ATGTTCATTTTTATTTCAATCTTGTTTATTTTTCTTATTTGGACAATCTGCAATTCTCTCTTTATGCCAAAGTTAGCTCCCTATACACGCATGAAGAAGAATCCACTTGTATCCATACTTATCCCTTTACGAAATGAAGAAAATAATGTACCACATTTAGTCTCATCACTAAAAAATTTAACTTATTCTAATATAGAAATCATCCTACTTGATGATCAATCAACCGACTCTACAAAAACGATAATTGAAGGGATGATTAAAAACGATTCTCGATTTACTTTAGTAGAAGGATCTACACTTCCCTCAGGGTGGACAGGCAAAGTCCATGCTTGTTACCAATTAAGCAGGTATGCAAAGGGAGATTATTTTTTGTTTTTAGATGCAGATATACGTCTCCACCAAGATACCATTCAAGTTGCTCTTTCTACTCTTAAGAGAATGGAGGGGAAATTATTAACTGGTTTCCCAAAATTTCCAGTTACATTGTTTTTAGAAAAGCTTCTCGTTCCGATGCAGCATTTCATCATTTACTTTCATTTACCACTACTTTTAGCAAATTATACGAAATTCTCTGCCGCTTCAGCAGCTCATGGATCTTTTATGTTGTTTGAAAAAAATGCGTATAAAAACATTGGGGGACATTCTGCCATCAAAGATTCTTTACTTGATGATGTTCACCTTGCAAGAATGATGAAAAAAAAGGGAGAAAAAGTTGTCTTAGCTAATATTACACAATTCGTAAGCTGTTACATGTATTCTAGTAATCGAGATGTTTGGGAAGGCTTTAAAAAGAATATTTTTGTCGGTATCGGTCGTTCCGTATTTATGGCATCATTTCTTATTATTTTTTACCTGATCTTTTATGTGTCACCTGTAGTTTTTATTCTGTATGGTCTATTTGAAATTATTTACTATCAGCACCTAAATTTGCACCATTTTTTACCATACATAATCATTGTTATTCAAAAATGGTTTATTGATTTTCAATCAAAGCAGAAACCTACATTGTCTTTTTTCATACCAGCTTCTGCAATTGCCTTTATTTCTTTACTTATTGTTTCAATGGGTTCATCATTAAGGAATAAAGGGTATCATTGGAAGGGAAGAACTTATCAATAA
- the pfkA gene encoding 6-phosphofructokinase, with translation MKRIAVLTSGGDSPGMNAAVRAVVRKGIHEGLEVFGIYQGYAGLMSNQIKKLELGSVGDIIHRGGTILYTARSEEFKKDEAQYQAIKNLRDLQIDGLVVIGGDGSYRGAAKLTEKGFPCIGLPGTIDNDIPGTDYTIGFDTALNTIVDSIDKIRDTATSHDRTFIIEVMGRHAGDLALYSGLSVGAETILIPERKFELAEVVEKLNKGIERGKKHSIIVLAEGVCSANEFAATLKENYSLETRITVLGHIQRGGSPTGFDRVLASRLGARAVELLLEGKAGKAVGMQKQQIVEHNFQDILKEKDPLPEGVYTLSQQLSI, from the coding sequence ATGAAAAGGATTGCCGTGTTAACAAGCGGAGGAGACTCACCTGGTATGAATGCAGCTGTAAGGGCTGTTGTAAGGAAAGGAATACATGAAGGCTTAGAGGTGTTCGGCATTTATCAAGGGTATGCCGGATTGATGTCAAATCAAATAAAAAAACTAGAACTTGGGTCAGTAGGAGATATCATACATAGAGGTGGAACGATCCTATATACTGCTCGCTCTGAAGAATTCAAAAAAGATGAGGCGCAGTATCAAGCAATTAAAAATTTACGTGATTTACAGATCGATGGTCTTGTAGTCATTGGTGGAGATGGTTCATACCGGGGTGCTGCCAAGTTAACGGAAAAAGGATTTCCATGCATAGGGCTCCCTGGGACGATTGACAATGATATTCCAGGGACAGATTATACAATCGGCTTTGATACAGCACTTAATACTATTGTGGACAGTATAGATAAAATAAGAGATACTGCTACATCTCATGACCGAACCTTTATTATAGAAGTAATGGGACGTCATGCAGGGGATCTTGCACTTTATTCTGGACTATCAGTTGGAGCTGAAACAATTTTGATACCAGAAAGAAAGTTTGAGTTAGCTGAAGTAGTAGAAAAGTTAAATAAGGGAATTGAACGTGGGAAGAAACATTCGATCATTGTGTTAGCTGAAGGAGTTTGTTCTGCTAACGAATTTGCTGCTACTCTAAAAGAAAATTACTCGTTAGAAACAAGAATTACTGTATTAGGTCATATTCAACGAGGTGGTTCTCCTACGGGTTTTGATCGCGTATTAGCTTCACGTCTAGGTGCACGAGCTGTAGAACTATTACTTGAAGGAAAAGCAGGGAAAGCAGTAGGGATGCAGAAACAGCAAATAGTTGAGCATAATTTCCAGGATATATTAAAGGAAAAAGATCCTCTACCAGAGGGAGTATATACCTTGTCACAACAGCTATCGATTTAA